A window of the Bradysia coprophila strain Holo2 unplaced genomic scaffold, BU_Bcop_v1 contig_538, whole genome shotgun sequence genome harbors these coding sequences:
- the LOC119083023 gene encoding spherulin-4-like produces MGSLWIKVIGVCFYLNYQCIAEDTGTIIPLYIYPTTKTAWQPLYDSYKSQPINTWAIVNVNSGPGTLLDSNYGNAIDELHSSGIKSLGYVRTDYARQSQATVKAEIDRWKQYYSPHGIFFDEMAYDDDDQKVQYYRDIGNYAKQQSFNFTVGNPGTRTSPRYFNTVDNIVIYESDTGIPNSDLICSQNTTGYGRNSVSVLSYNIANLDANTVRNLKSCAGYIFVTDDSGSNPWDSLPKYLTQLFQVLRN; encoded by the exons ATGGGATCACTTTGGATAAAAGTCATTGGTGTCTGTTTCTATCTTAACTATCAATGCATCGCTGAAG ATACTGGTACCATAATTCCATTGTATATCTATCCAACTACTAAAACTGCATGGCAGCCACTTTACGATTCGTACAAATCACAACCCATCAACACGTGGGCAATAGTAAATGTTAACAGTGGACCTGGAACATTGTTAGACTCCAATTATGGTAATGCCATCGATGAACTACACTCTTCAGGTATAAAATCACTCGGTTACGTGCGCACGGACTATGCCCGACAAAGCCAGGCTACGGTCAAGGCTGAAATAGATCGTTGGAAGCAGTATTACAGTCCACACGGTATTTTCTTCGATGAAATGGCATACGACGATGATGACCAGAAAGTCCAATATTATCGCGATATCGGCAACTATGCCAAGCAacaaagtttcaattttactgTAGGCAATCCTGGTACACGTACATCGCCAAGATATTTCAATACTGTGGATAACATTGTGATATATGAAAGTGATACAGGGATACCGAATAGCGATTTGATATGCTCGCAAAATACGACTGGTTATGGTCGCAACAGTGTCAGCGTCTTGTCCTACAACATTGCAAACCTTGATGCGAATACAGTGCGAAATTTGAAGTCGTGTGCTGGATACATTTTTGTCACAGATGACAGCGGTTCGAACCCTTGGGATTCTTTGCCAAAGTATTTGACTCAACTTTTCCAGGTACTCAGAAATTGA